A single genomic interval of Abditibacteriota bacterium harbors:
- a CDS encoding glycosyltransferase family 39 protein — translation MRDKRSRILLLVFLLLVTILAFVFRFGGIRYGLPTAERQYSIHPDEFLIVETAFDAARSFSLDVGFYNYPSLLIYLSGIFMMFGITFGGNELADLYLYARYAAALLGSLAVPVVCLAGAKQFGVREGVIAALALALAPLHLMHSHFAAVDAPSTLFVALTVLASAYIIKKPSAGAAVLAGAASGLAAGCKYNCALVFLCCAAALWLSEDSLARKLKLLLFAALAAAAAFLLTTPGVLVNFEGVSKAIRYEMAHTASGHSNVFEGLGSPFVFNIGFNLFTGFGSVTCFIAVAGLVLGLVRKNKYILMTAAFVVPYYILMSLSKVNFSRYMLPLYPCLALYVGYALGSLFGQGSKERTYKLFVYAVVMLFGICIIMPARQAYGVFDRVTPQDAAGKYVRTDVRGTIGVIDYPWFYSPAYTKMCGYGTLPLRKEEFDKADMLTMLSSEDMPETVVISDYEFYDTLRLWEPSRVAENYKKLLSGMRLDYKGDDRVMELLDIISSRYKLEKTFSCGKDITLMSCPHDMCYVNPQIYVFRKNSEH, via the coding sequence ATGAGAGACAAACGTTCAAGGATATTGCTCCTTGTATTTCTTCTTTTGGTCACGATACTGGCCTTTGTTTTCAGGTTTGGCGGCATAAGATACGGCTTGCCCACCGCCGAGAGGCAGTATTCGATCCATCCGGATGAGTTTCTCATAGTGGAGACCGCCTTTGACGCGGCCCGTTCCTTCAGCCTGGACGTGGGGTTTTACAATTACCCTTCGCTCCTCATATATCTCTCCGGCATCTTTATGATGTTCGGCATCACCTTCGGCGGCAACGAGCTGGCCGATCTGTATTTGTATGCCAGATATGCTGCTGCTCTTCTGGGCTCTCTTGCAGTGCCTGTGGTGTGTCTTGCCGGCGCCAAGCAGTTTGGCGTCAGAGAAGGAGTCATAGCCGCCCTGGCTCTGGCTCTTGCCCCTCTGCACCTGATGCATTCTCATTTTGCGGCGGTCGATGCTCCGTCGACCCTGTTCGTGGCCCTGACCGTCCTTGCTTCCGCATATATTATCAAAAAGCCCTCTGCCGGCGCCGCTGTTCTTGCAGGCGCGGCTTCGGGACTGGCAGCGGGATGCAAATACAACTGCGCTCTGGTGTTTCTGTGCTGCGCAGCAGCCCTCTGGCTTTCGGAGGACTCTCTTGCCCGCAAGCTGAAGCTGCTGCTGTTTGCAGCTCTGGCGGCTGCCGCGGCTTTTCTTCTGACGACCCCCGGCGTCCTCGTCAACTTTGAAGGCGTCAGCAAGGCCATAAGGTATGAGATGGCTCACACTGCCTCCGGACACAGCAACGTGTTTGAGGGACTGGGAAGCCCCTTCGTATTCAACATAGGCTTCAATTTATTTACGGGCTTTGGTTCCGTCACCTGTTTTATCGCTGTCGCAGGGCTTGTGCTTGGCCTTGTACGCAAGAATAAATACATATTGATGACAGCCGCATTTGTGGTGCCCTATTATATCCTGATGAGTCTGAGCAAGGTGAACTTCAGCCGCTACATGCTGCCTCTGTATCCCTGCCTGGCTCTTTACGTCGGCTACGCCCTAGGCAGCCTCTTCGGGCAAGGCTCCAAAGAAAGGACCTACAAGCTGTTTGTGTATGCCGTGGTGATGCTCTTCGGTATATGCATCATCATGCCTGCCCGTCAGGCTTATGGGGTGTTTGACCGGGTCACACCTCAGGATGCCGCCGGCAAATATGTCCGGACAGACGTCAGAGGGACCATCGGCGTCATAGACTACCCCTGGTTCTATTCTCCCGCATATACTAAAATGTGCGGTTACGGCACCCTGCCATTGAGAAAAGAAGAGTTTGACAAGGCGGACATGCTGACTATGCTGTCGTCCGAAGATATGCCGGAGACAGTGGTGATCAGCGACTACGAATTCTACGATACTCTCAGGCTGTGGGAGCCGTCCCGGGTGGCCGAGAACTACAAAAAGCTCCTCTCCGGCATGCGCCTGGATTACAAGGGCGACGACCGGGTCATGGAGCTCCTGGATATCATTTCAAGCCGTTACAAACTGGAGAAGACCTTTTCCTGCGGCAAGGATATCACACTGATGAGCTGTCCTCATGATATGTGCTACGTGAATCCTCAGATATACGTATTCAGGAAAAACAGTGAACACTAA
- the tsaD gene encoding tRNA (adenosine(37)-N6)-threonylcarbamoyltransferase complex transferase subunit TsaD, with translation MKILAIETSCDETSAAVVEDGCRLLSNVISSQIDIHKAFGGVVPEVASRRHLELVIPTVTEALDKASLTLDDIDAVACVNRPGLIGALVVGVAAAKAIALGKGIPLIGVHHLEGHIYANWLSGEDITFPLVCAVVSGGHSDVIYMKDHGQYEIMARTRDDAAGECFDKTARAMGLGYPGGPAIDKAAAKGDPKAVRLPKGRIDDSLDFSFSGLKTAVIRYIDKNPDYNVNDLAASLQANVVNTLADRIFDIAKMKRVDRIMVAGGVAANSYLQKTMKERAARLNFRVSVPPPILCTDNAAMVGAAAWFRYMAGEDSGLDLDAKASEPITG, from the coding sequence ATGAAGATATTAGCCATTGAAACAAGCTGTGACGAGACCAGCGCCGCCGTAGTCGAAGACGGCTGCAGACTGCTGTCAAACGTAATATCCTCACAGATAGACATACACAAAGCCTTCGGAGGCGTAGTGCCGGAGGTGGCCAGCAGACGGCATCTGGAGCTGGTGATACCTACTGTCACCGAAGCTCTGGACAAGGCCTCTCTCACTCTGGACGATATTGACGCAGTGGCCTGCGTCAATCGCCCCGGTCTTATAGGCGCTCTGGTAGTGGGAGTCGCGGCGGCAAAAGCCATTGCGCTGGGAAAAGGGATACCCCTTATAGGGGTCCATCATCTGGAAGGGCACATATACGCCAACTGGCTCTCGGGAGAGGATATCACTTTTCCCCTGGTGTGCGCGGTAGTATCCGGCGGACACAGCGACGTGATATACATGAAGGATCACGGACAATACGAGATCATGGCCAGGACCAGAGACGATGCGGCAGGAGAGTGTTTTGACAAGACCGCCAGAGCCATGGGACTGGGCTATCCCGGAGGGCCTGCCATAGACAAAGCAGCAGCAAAGGGAGACCCAAAGGCTGTGAGACTTCCCAAGGGCAGGATAGACGATTCGCTGGACTTTTCCTTTTCGGGTCTGAAGACCGCTGTGATCAGATACATAGACAAGAACCCGGACTACAACGTGAATGACCTGGCAGCCTCCCTGCAGGCCAACGTGGTCAACACGCTGGCAGACCGTATATTTGATATCGCAAAGATGAAAAGGGTGGATCGGATAATGGTGGCCGGAGGAGTGGCAGCCAACAGCTATCTCCAAAAGACCATGAAGGAAAGGGCTGCCCGCCTGAACTTCAGGGTGTCCGTTCCTCCGCCCATACTGTGCACGGACAATGCCGCCATGGTGGGCGCTGCCGCCTGGTTCAGGTATATGGCCGGAGAGGATTCGGGGCTGGATCTGGATGCAAAAGCTTCGGAACCCATCACAGGCTGA
- the xerD gene encoding site-specific tyrosine recombinase XerD encodes MNTNYLLIDEFLVYLAIERGLSENTIQAYGADLSRFAEYLEEQHITEPSDITDDHVIAYLGTLHGTQSPMSVKRRLAAIKSFAAFLTLEQKTERNFTKKVSYSPTAPKLPKTLTPAETEALLSAPDVTDVLGMRDKAMLELMYACGMRVSELIRVEINDIYREDGLIRIFGKGSKERIVPVGEMALVCIDGYMARSRPVLCKTASDYVFLNRYGRPMTREMFWKLVKKYAAEAGIRKNITPHMLRHSFATHMLERGADIRALQEMLGHASINTTEVYTHLSGGHIKEVFRETHPRS; translated from the coding sequence GTGAACACTAATTATTTGCTTATAGACGAGTTTCTCGTGTATCTTGCCATCGAGAGAGGACTGTCCGAGAACACCATACAGGCCTACGGCGCAGACCTGAGCAGGTTTGCCGAATATCTCGAGGAGCAGCATATCACAGAGCCTTCGGACATCACCGACGATCACGTTATCGCCTATCTGGGGACCCTGCACGGGACTCAGTCTCCCATGTCTGTCAAACGCAGACTGGCTGCCATCAAAAGCTTTGCCGCTTTTTTGACCCTGGAGCAAAAGACAGAGCGCAACTTCACCAAAAAGGTGAGCTACTCGCCCACAGCCCCCAAGCTGCCCAAGACCCTTACTCCGGCCGAGACAGAGGCCCTGCTGTCGGCCCCCGACGTCACGGACGTGCTGGGAATGAGAGACAAGGCTATGCTGGAGCTCATGTACGCCTGCGGCATGAGGGTCAGCGAGCTGATAAGGGTGGAGATCAACGATATATACAGAGAGGACGGCCTCATACGCATCTTTGGCAAGGGCTCCAAGGAACGGATAGTGCCGGTGGGGGAGATGGCTCTGGTGTGTATAGACGGATACATGGCCCGTTCGAGACCTGTCCTCTGCAAAACAGCCAGCGATTATGTGTTTCTCAACAGATACGGAAGGCCCATGACCCGCGAAATGTTCTGGAAGCTGGTCAAAAAGTATGCTGCCGAGGCCGGCATCAGGAAGAACATCACTCCCCATATGCTGCGTCATTCCTTTGCCACCCATATGCTCGAAAGAGGGGCGGATATCAGAGCCCTGCAGGAGATGCTGGGGCACGCTTCCATCAACACCACCGAGGTATATACCCATCTGTCGGGGGGACATATCAAAGAGGTGTTCAGGGAGACCCATCCCAGGAGCTGA
- the der gene encoding ribosome biogenesis GTPase Der codes for MDKPLVAIVGRPNVGKSTLFNRIIGYRLSIIEDQIGVTRDRIYAEADWNGREFVIVDTGGIVFNDEDPIHKSVTQQAAAALEEADVLVFVVDSSCGSSPLDYEVAKKLRGCGKPVIVAANKADNDNRSWDSAEFYELGFETLVPISALNGRCVADLLDQIVAAMPDRETDGEEEDIVKIAVVGRPNVGKSSMVNAILGRDRVIVSDVAGTTRDAIDSLFEHKGKKVSLVDTAGIRKAGKIQGSIEYYTVLRAIRAMERSDVTMIVIDGNEGLRDGDKRVAGFAHDSGRACMIVVNKWDLVTDEAIKEYADSVRAQLPFMSYAPIVFTSALTGKGVPAAVDTAIDICAYHSMRISTGELNRILQNAVDAHPFSRKGRELKIKYASMVEVKPPRIVVNVNDTKLVHFSYKRYLENCIRKVYSYEGTPLVLVFRQAKKERGGR; via the coding sequence ATGGACAAACCTTTAGTGGCCATAGTCGGCAGGCCCAACGTAGGCAAGTCGACTCTGTTCAACAGGATCATAGGCTACCGTCTGTCCATCATCGAAGATCAGATAGGCGTTACCCGGGACCGCATCTATGCCGAGGCAGACTGGAACGGCAGAGAGTTTGTCATAGTGGATACGGGCGGGATAGTCTTCAATGACGAAGATCCCATCCACAAGTCCGTGACCCAGCAGGCTGCCGCCGCTCTGGAAGAAGCCGACGTGCTGGTATTCGTGGTGGACTCCTCCTGCGGCTCTTCGCCTCTGGATTACGAGGTAGCCAAGAAGCTCAGAGGCTGCGGCAAGCCGGTCATCGTGGCGGCCAACAAGGCCGACAATGACAACAGATCCTGGGACAGCGCAGAGTTTTATGAGCTGGGCTTCGAGACTCTGGTGCCCATATCCGCCCTGAACGGAAGGTGCGTGGCAGATCTGCTGGATCAGATCGTGGCAGCCATGCCCGACAGGGAGACCGACGGAGAAGAAGAGGATATAGTCAAGATAGCCGTGGTAGGCAGGCCCAACGTAGGCAAGTCCTCCATGGTCAACGCTATCCTGGGCCGGGACAGAGTGATCGTCTCGGACGTGGCCGGCACTACCAGAGACGCTATCGACAGCCTTTTTGAACACAAGGGCAAAAAGGTGTCCCTGGTGGATACCGCCGGCATCAGAAAAGCGGGCAAGATACAGGGAAGCATCGAGTACTACACGGTGCTCAGGGCCATCAGAGCCATGGAGCGGTCGGACGTGACCATGATAGTCATAGACGGCAACGAGGGACTCAGGGACGGCGACAAGAGGGTGGCCGGCTTTGCTCATGATTCCGGCAGGGCCTGCATGATAGTGGTCAACAAATGGGATCTGGTCACGGACGAAGCCATCAAGGAGTATGCCGACAGTGTCAGAGCTCAGCTGCCCTTTATGAGCTATGCGCCCATAGTGTTCACCTCTGCCCTCACTGGCAAGGGCGTGCCCGCCGCCGTGGATACAGCCATAGACATATGCGCATATCATTCCATGCGCATCTCCACCGGCGAGCTCAACAGGATCCTCCAGAACGCCGTGGACGCTCATCCCTTTTCCAGAAAGGGCAGGGAGCTGAAGATCAAATACGCTTCCATGGTAGAGGTAAAGCCTCCCAGGATAGTCGTCAATGTCAACGATACCAAGCTGGTGCACTTTTCCTACAAGAGATACCTGGAGAACTGCATCCGCAAGGTGTATTCATACGAAGGCACGCCTCTTGTACTGGTGTTCAGGCAGGCCAAAAAGGAAAGAGGAGGCAGATGA
- a CDS encoding phosphomannomutase/phosphoglucomutase has translation MNNIKRSIFKAYDIRGLVPEDFDANAAYHIARAFVSIAGCKTCVIAHDMRLTGEELAGALVSGCIDQGCDVYDIGLSSTPLYYYAVNRLEAEGGIMVTASHNPKEYNGMKIVLKGAVPAVGVIDNDVLWRCAEESAYGEPAKNGNRLPVDVDLPDGYADLVLKTADLYDIKGLRLAVDCGNGMGGITLDPLLSKLANEPERLYWRPDGSFPNHAANPLNEDTLLMLKETVVDKKCDLGVAYDGDADRVGFVDEKGNVVPGDFITALIGCSMLQDAPGKTIMYDLRSSWSVRDAITESGGVAKMCRVGHGPIKTQMRAEGGYFAGELSSHYYFSNFFVTDNGDLALLYILKLMLSTGKPLSELAAPLRRYHKTKEINSKVADTGAVLKRLEEIYTPQAKATYHLDGFSAEFDDWWFNVRASNTEPLIRLNLEARTPALMKEKSEELIGVIRS, from the coding sequence ATGAACAATATCAAGAGATCTATTTTCAAAGCCTATGATATCCGCGGACTGGTGCCCGAGGATTTTGATGCCAATGCAGCTTATCATATCGCCAGAGCATTTGTCAGTATTGCCGGGTGCAAGACCTGTGTGATAGCCCATGATATGCGTCTCACCGGTGAAGAGCTGGCCGGGGCTCTGGTAAGCGGCTGTATTGATCAGGGCTGCGACGTGTATGACATCGGTCTTTCCTCGACTCCCCTGTATTACTATGCTGTCAACAGGCTGGAGGCGGAAGGCGGGATCATGGTGACTGCCAGCCACAATCCCAAGGAATACAACGGCATGAAGATAGTCCTCAAAGGCGCCGTGCCTGCTGTGGGCGTCATAGACAATGACGTGCTGTGGCGCTGCGCGGAAGAGTCCGCTTACGGAGAGCCGGCTAAAAATGGAAACCGGCTGCCCGTGGACGTTGACCTCCCCGACGGATATGCCGATCTGGTATTGAAGACTGCCGATCTCTATGATATCAAGGGCCTCAGGCTGGCTGTTGACTGCGGCAACGGTATGGGCGGCATCACTCTGGACCCGCTGCTGTCCAAGCTGGCAAACGAGCCCGAAAGACTCTACTGGCGGCCCGACGGCTCCTTCCCCAACCATGCCGCAAATCCCCTGAACGAGGACACTCTCCTCATGCTCAAGGAAACTGTGGTGGATAAAAAGTGCGATCTGGGCGTGGCCTATGACGGCGATGCGGACAGAGTGGGCTTTGTTGACGAAAAGGGCAACGTGGTCCCCGGCGACTTCATCACAGCTCTGATCGGCTGTTCCATGCTGCAGGACGCTCCCGGCAAGACCATCATGTATGACTTGAGGTCCTCCTGGTCCGTGCGGGACGCCATTACCGAATCCGGCGGCGTAGCAAAGATGTGCAGAGTCGGCCATGGTCCCATCAAGACCCAGATGAGAGCGGAAGGCGGCTATTTCGCAGGAGAGCTGTCCAGCCATTATTATTTCAGCAACTTTTTCGTCACGGACAACGGCGATCTGGCCCTGCTCTATATCCTGAAGCTCATGCTCTCCACAGGCAAGCCTCTCAGCGAGCTGGCTGCGCCTCTGAGAAGGTATCACAAGACCAAGGAGATCAATTCCAAGGTGGCGGATACGGGAGCTGTGCTGAAAAGGCTGGAGGAGATATATACCCCTCAGGCTAAGGCTACCTATCATCTGGACGGCTTTTCGGCCGAGTTTGACGACTGGTGGTTCAACGTAAGGGCTTCCAATACGGAGCCTCTCATCAGGCTGAATCTGGAAGCCAGGACTCCCGCCCTTATGAAGGAAAAGAGCGAAGAGCTCATCGGAGTCATTCGTAGCTGA
- the plsY gene encoding glycerol-3-phosphate 1-O-acyltransferase PlsY, whose protein sequence is MTIAGVMLFAFVFGAIPFGFIIGKLVKNIDIRNYGSGNIGATNVLRILGPVWGSVSFLLDVSKGFVPVFLASRAGLSPWLVILAGAVAVLSHSFSFFLKFRGGKGVATSLGVIFGYNYIIALLGLAIFVLVLIICRYVSVGSCIATFGVFVMTLLWQSPPMPLAYKLVVGLLFVAIVLKHIPNFRRLKNGTENKFGKRAEINTEDNT, encoded by the coding sequence ATGACCATTGCGGGAGTGATGCTCTTTGCTTTTGTATTCGGCGCGATCCCCTTTGGGTTCATTATAGGCAAGCTGGTCAAAAACATAGATATCAGGAACTACGGCTCCGGCAACATCGGCGCCACCAACGTCCTGCGCATATTGGGACCCGTGTGGGGCTCCGTATCTTTTTTGCTGGACGTCTCCAAGGGCTTTGTCCCTGTGTTTCTGGCGTCAAGGGCCGGGCTGTCTCCCTGGCTGGTGATACTGGCCGGCGCAGTGGCTGTGCTCAGCCATTCGTTTTCCTTTTTCCTGAAATTCAGAGGCGGCAAGGGAGTGGCTACCAGTCTGGGCGTCATATTCGGCTACAATTACATCATAGCGCTGCTGGGGCTTGCCATCTTTGTGCTGGTGCTGATCATATGCAGATACGTGTCGGTGGGGTCCTGTATCGCCACCTTCGGCGTGTTTGTCATGACTCTTCTGTGGCAGTCGCCGCCCATGCCTCTTGCATACAAGCTGGTGGTGGGCCTATTGTTTGTGGCTATAGTGCTGAAGCATATACCCAATTTCCGGCGGCTCAAAAACGGAACTGAAAACAAATTCGGCAAGAGGGCCGAGATAAATACAGAGGACAATACATGA
- the rimI gene encoding ribosomal protein S18-alanine N-acetyltransferase: MSYAIRRARIDDIEAVRNIETASFADPWSVSMITDDILDRELGIRTFVLTVDGHTAGYYFYYPLSSDLANLAVAPEYRGRGYGRILLMHCIEEARKDESPELFLEVRESNLAARKLYQSCGFEIISRRKDYYTHPREDGLVMLLRINDGIKHEDISH; the protein is encoded by the coding sequence ATGTCATACGCCATACGCAGAGCCCGGATAGATGATATAGAGGCGGTGCGCAATATAGAAACAGCGTCGTTTGCCGATCCCTGGTCCGTCAGTATGATCACGGACGACATACTGGACAGGGAGCTGGGGATCAGGACCTTTGTCCTCACGGTGGACGGACATACGGCGGGATATTATTTTTATTATCCTCTGAGCTCGGATCTGGCCAACCTGGCTGTTGCGCCCGAATACAGAGGCAGAGGCTACGGACGGATACTCCTGATGCATTGCATCGAAGAGGCCCGAAAGGACGAGTCGCCGGAGCTGTTTTTGGAGGTCAGAGAGTCAAATCTGGCCGCCAGGAAGCTGTATCAGTCCTGCGGCTTTGAGATAATCAGCAGAAGAAAGGATTATTACACCCATCCCAGAGAGGACGGGCTGGTGATGCTCCTGAGAATAAACGACGGGATCAAACATGAAGATATTAGCCATTGA
- a CDS encoding SIS domain-containing protein, which produces MRYIQEVSRYLDKLDRTQSDNIQSAAQAMADAIRDGRQIFSFGASHSFIVTMEMVYRTGGLMLVNPIVPHGMNLDVRPMTMTSRIERIEGYGRVLMESSPAKKGDVIIIVSTSGRNAVALDMALAARDMGLVVIGITAMDYTRRVTSRHSSGKKLCELCDIVIDNCAPYGDSCSEISVVSAGVKIDGMAGPVSSITGIAIANQLTVSVCDILAAEGVEAPVFISANTDEGDAYNKALLERNKDRIHYM; this is translated from the coding sequence ATGCGTTATATCCAAGAGGTCTCCCGTTATCTGGACAAGCTGGACCGGACACAGTCCGACAACATACAGTCTGCGGCGCAGGCTATGGCCGACGCCATCAGGGACGGCAGGCAGATATTTTCCTTCGGTGCCAGCCATTCCTTTATCGTGACCATGGAAATGGTGTACCGCACCGGCGGTCTGATGCTGGTCAACCCCATAGTGCCTCACGGTATGAATCTGGACGTAAGACCCATGACCATGACCAGCCGCATTGAACGCATAGAAGGCTATGGCCGGGTGTTGATGGAGAGCTCTCCCGCCAAAAAGGGAGACGTGATCATCATAGTGAGCACCAGCGGCAGGAACGCAGTGGCTCTGGACATGGCTTTGGCGGCCCGGGATATGGGACTGGTGGTGATCGGCATCACAGCCATGGACTATACCCGCCGGGTGACGAGCAGGCACTCTTCCGGCAAAAAGCTCTGTGAGCTGTGCGACATAGTCATTGACAACTGCGCTCCCTACGGGGATTCCTGCTCGGAAATATCGGTGGTATCTGCCGGCGTGAAGATAGACGGTATGGCAGGTCCTGTCAGCAGTATCACCGGCATAGCCATTGCCAATCAGCTCACGGTGTCCGTGTGCGATATTCTGGCGGCCGAGGGAGTGGAAGCTCCCGTGTTCATATCCGCCAACACGGATGAGGGCGACGCATACAACAAGGCTCTGCTGGAGCGCAACAAGGACCGGATACATTATATGTAG
- a CDS encoding sugar isomerase domain-containing protein: MIFYDILDNVRAITNFYEQKQKDVIDNAAALIAKSVKNGGLVYLYKIGHYNEKDLINRAGGPAFIRNFEFGVSIDSSEPEVRKAASPDNELKKVRAAVELSNMRAGDILMLGSVSGRNSVPVEVALAAAEKGIVVIGFTSLTYTAEVQSLHPSGKRLCDVCHAVIDLGTPYGDACVKTPWYDYNIIPISGMSALIGSWLIIGSAVEKLNQEGVKPTMFKSINGKDGKDFYDACIKRFNETGY, translated from the coding sequence ATGATATTTTACGACATACTGGACAACGTCCGGGCTATCACCAATTTTTATGAACAAAAACAAAAGGACGTCATAGACAACGCCGCGGCTCTTATCGCAAAGTCTGTGAAGAACGGCGGTCTGGTGTATCTGTACAAGATAGGCCACTACAACGAAAAGGACCTGATCAACAGAGCCGGCGGTCCCGCCTTTATACGCAACTTCGAATTCGGCGTCAGCATAGACTCTTCCGAGCCCGAAGTCCGCAAGGCCGCTTCTCCCGACAATGAGCTGAAGAAGGTCAGGGCTGCCGTAGAGCTGTCCAACATGAGAGCCGGAGATATCCTGATGCTGGGCTCCGTGTCCGGACGGAACTCCGTCCCGGTGGAAGTAGCTCTTGCCGCGGCTGAAAAGGGGATAGTGGTCATAGGCTTTACGTCCCTCACTTACACCGCGGAGGTACAGAGCCTGCACCCCTCCGGCAAAAGGCTGTGCGACGTATGCCACGCAGTCATAGATCTGGGTACCCCTTACGGAGATGCCTGCGTCAAGACCCCCTGGTATGACTACAATATCATCCCTATATCGGGCATGTCCGCTCTAATCGGCAGCTGGCTTATCATAGGGAGCGCGGTGGAAAAGCTGAATCAGGAGGGAGTAAAGCCCACCATGTTCAAATCCATCAACGGCAAGGACGGCAAGGACTTTTACGACGCCTGTATCAAGCGCTTCAACGAGACGGGGTATTAG
- a CDS encoding DNA-3-methyladenine glycosylase: MKRIRIGELSDTLNAARYLLGKLLVVHSPEGRVSGVITETEAYLSGDPACHAFRGLTERNRDMFLAPGHIYVYQIYGLHLCVNIVTAPAGTGEAVLIRSAMPTGGVELMRQRRGVRDEKLLARGPANLTKAFGIGREASGRRLFDGLISVYDRGDDPPEIVSGSRIGISCGREWEYRFYCKSMTDYVSHYKR, encoded by the coding sequence ATGAAACGTATCAGGATAGGAGAGCTGTCCGACACTCTGAACGCTGCCCGTTATTTGCTGGGCAAGCTGCTGGTGGTCCATTCGCCGGAGGGCCGCGTCAGCGGAGTGATCACAGAGACAGAGGCCTATCTCTCCGGAGATCCGGCCTGCCATGCCTTCAGAGGCCTCACGGAGAGAAACCGGGATATGTTTTTGGCTCCCGGTCACATATACGTGTATCAGATTTACGGCTTGCATCTGTGCGTGAATATAGTCACTGCTCCCGCCGGAACGGGAGAGGCTGTACTCATCAGATCCGCTATGCCCACAGGGGGCGTCGAGCTCATGCGTCAGAGAAGGGGAGTCCGGGACGAGAAGCTGCTTGCCCGGGGACCTGCCAATCTGACAAAGGCCTTTGGGATTGGCCGGGAAGCCTCGGGGCGCAGGCTCTTTGACGGTCTGATATCCGTCTATGACAGGGGAGATGACCCGCCGGAAATAGTTTCTGGCTCCAGGATAGGCATTTCCTGCGGCAGGGAATGGGAATACAGGTTTTACTGCAAGTCCATGACGGACTATGTATCACATTATAAACGCTGA
- a CDS encoding M48 family metalloprotease — translation MKTIKAATIISLILLLILGAGIYGQTDESETSAKTDKLLAKYGQPEVELGQQNAEEIAKTYKFVEDEQMTARVSAIGTRLAQVANTQAFPAQYGSDYLTPFNYQFKVVDSADINAFSVMGGFIYVNKGIVDFCQSDDELAGIIAHEIIHAAHHHLVHLIEEQSKTQLQALIAIAVGALASKGDTETIANLAMASSLYQIAIINGYSQQAETDSDSAAIDLMIRAGYNPVGMLTPMERLMQTPELVNMGIYRSHPLSSERVIDIKAKLRRLEIPIVRSKVLGRVDVKYEAQEADGRQVYSLKLTGEEILIVSTGDPEQDKARCDRIVNDFQTIMADELDLFDIKLNPSSVTVKKKVIFSTESGDAELMHKSEKEICQQVYKLLRKIIMDRKRQTLIG, via the coding sequence ATGAAGACGATCAAGGCTGCTACTATCATTTCGTTGATCCTGCTCCTTATACTTGGCGCAGGTATATACGGACAGACCGATGAGAGCGAAACATCGGCCAAAACAGACAAGCTGCTTGCCAAATACGGGCAGCCTGAGGTGGAGCTCGGCCAGCAGAACGCCGAAGAGATAGCCAAGACCTACAAGTTCGTGGAAGACGAACAGATGACAGCCAGAGTGTCCGCTATTGGCACCAGGCTGGCCCAGGTAGCCAACACTCAGGCCTTTCCCGCCCAGTACGGCTCAGACTATCTGACTCCCTTCAATTATCAGTTCAAGGTGGTGGATTCGGCAGATATCAACGCCTTTTCGGTGATGGGAGGCTTCATCTACGTCAACAAGGGTATCGTCGATTTTTGCCAGTCCGATGACGAGCTGGCAGGTATCATAGCTCACGAGATCATTCATGCCGCTCATCATCACCTGGTGCATCTTATAGAAGAGCAGTCCAAGACCCAGCTGCAGGCTCTCATAGCCATCGCCGTGGGAGCTCTGGCCTCCAAGGGCGACACAGAGACCATAGCCAATCTGGCTATGGCATCCTCTCTCTATCAGATAGCCATTATCAACGGCTATTCTCAGCAGGCAGAGACCGACTCTGACTCGGCTGCCATAGATCTCATGATCAGGGCCGGCTATAATCCGGTAGGCATGCTGACGCCTATGGAAAGGCTCATGCAGACCCCGGAGCTGGTGAATATGGGTATATACAGATCTCATCCTCTCTCCAGCGAAAGAGTCATAGATATCAAGGCCAAGCTGAGAAGGCTGGAAATACCTATAGTGCGCAGCAAGGTCCTGGGTAGGGTGGACGTCAAATACGAGGCTCAGGAAGCCGATGGCAGACAGGTGTATTCCTTGAAGCTCACCGGAGAGGAGATACTCATAGTATCCACCGGGGACCCCGAGCAGGACAAGGCCAGATGCGACCGGATAGTAAATGATTTTCAGACCATTATGGCCGATGAGCTGGACCTGTTTGATATCAAGCTGAACCCCAGCTCGGTCACCGTCAAAAAGAAGGTCATCTTCAGTACCGAAAGCGGCGACGCCGAGCTGATGCACAAGAGTGAAAAAGAGATCTGCCAGCAGGTGTACAAGCTCCTGAGAAAGATCATCATGGACAGAAAAAGGCAGACCCTGATAGGATAG